A window of Hemiscyllium ocellatum isolate sHemOce1 chromosome 35, sHemOce1.pat.X.cur, whole genome shotgun sequence genomic DNA:
ccttgctgtgttcttctagcctcctgttcATCTCCGAAAGACTCAGTGATTGCAGGTGAGCAATGGAGGTTGCAGCTCCCACTCTCCAATGCGGCTGGGAAGCAGCTCTATGGCAATGTACGAGGAGCGGACATGCACTTCGGGGGCTAAGCTTTCGAAGCAAAGTGACGAAGctgcagcgctccgaaaacttgtgataacgaataaacctgttggaatataacctcgTGTCGTGTCACTTCTGTATTTATCGATTGCATTCGAACACCAGCGCCTCCACGTCAGTTTCTGATGTTTACTGGCCGTGTATTACTTTACATTGTATGCCGGGCGTGAATGCCTGCCATTAATCACCATTGAAAATAAAGCAAAACTTGCGAATTCCTCCAAAACAATTAGTTATTGTTTTGTCCTCAGAAACtcgactttaaaaaaaaagtcaaggtgTATTGCAGGTTCCTCTTTTCAAGTCAGAATGTTATACAGCATCATTTTCTGTCAGATTAACACTTTGGTGATATGCCTTCGGTTATGGTATTATCTAAAGCATTGTTGCAATTGGTCCCTGCGAGAGGTAACGCACTGATCAAACATGATTTCACAATGTCGTAAAACAATCTGGAGGCCATCCTCTTGGTGTCACACAGGTAGATGGGGCACATGAGGCTCATACATAGTCAGGTTTTAGGGAGAAGTAATTAAACGGTCTACAGTCAGAAACATCTGGAGAACAGCCGGCTGATAATCAATGAATGTAAAATTTAACCAACAGAGTGTTAGTACTCTCAGTCTGGATTTATGCTGACTGGGGGCTgcatattgttatggaccaggcaagacgtcctcaaaatatttcaagattgtagcctagaccctaacgttttttgttattttaaagatagatgtggatcggatattccaggagagatacagctggtcaaatcactcaGTTTAAGCAGTACAGAATTTATTTAAGCTCTACAGTTGAAGCATGAACAAAAGgaaactgaatttagaataactcaACCATTGAAAATCCACGAGGTGtcaagtgacgactgcagatgctggagattagagtcaagccGGAaatgaacagcaggtcaggcagcatccgaggagcagcaagaTCGAcctttcaggcaggagcccttcatcaggaaatagatGAAGCTTCAGATTTGAAAATCCAACTGACTCGACATAACTATTTATCCAAGCTGGTGTTCCAATTCCCACTACATCGTATAGACACATCCTTTGGTAAAAGTCATCTTCAAACACACATTCTTACGGCCTGGAGAGATTTCTGAGAGAGAAGCCAGAAAAGAATCATCTGCTGCAGCATGGAAACTTTAACATGTACTAGCTTCTGCTGCAACTACCATCAGCTTCTATGCTACAACTAAACCAaacgagaaaaaaaaactgaaatgggAGAACTTGCCAAACCCCTGCCTTTCTTAAAGTAGACATTTTGGCATCACTGCCATTATGacttcttttgaaaaaaaatccatacacttGCACACACAGGAACCTGTCCACTGTAGaaaagcaggaccttgatcaaacaTTGCACTTCTTTAATTAGACAAAATCTTCGGGGACGATTATCCAGTTATTCTGTGCCAGAACATTCGGATCAGCTCACTTTGGAGATAACAAACGGTTCTCAGTGCCACTGACAGGCTGATGTTGCAAACTGTTCTTCAGAACTAAGGGACAGGTGGCAAGTCATGAGGTTTACATTGTTGAAATGAGAGTGGGCAATTGGAATAGACTATCTGGGGAAGTTTGGAGATCTTTTGCgtcaaaacaaaatacaaagagaGTAGTAATTGTTGTAGAAAAGAGACCGAGAATTACAAAAGGAAAATAAGTTCTCACTGAAAGCAAAAGTATATGAAATAATGTACATACATTCAGTGGGCATTAGTGAAGTGAAAATCTCTAAGTGGAGGAGAGAATCAAAGACTGAATTTGATATGATTAGTCCATTTGGAACGATGACAGGGGGGGAACTATGTGTGTACTGGTGACGGATCATCCTTTGAATGCACTGCTAATTgaacggatagtgaggacaggTGTTACAGTCGGGTGGGGTTGAGAGTGGTTATTCTCAAGAGATGCTGTCAGATAACCTGGACTttttcagcactttgtttttttttcatatctCCAGCAGCTATGGCATTTTGTTTTAACATTGACTTTGTCTTTTACAGAATGAGGAGAAGATAAGACGATAAGATGATAAAGcacaaataggccattcagtctggtGAATTCATTCCATAATACAATGGGATTATGTCTGATAATCAATAGAATGATTAGGAAATGAGGAGGTGCAACAATTTCTGGGTGTCCTTGTCTCTGACAATAAATATGCAGGTGCAGAAGATCCTGAAGAAAGCAAAAGGAATGTTGACTGCATCGCAAAACCATTTGAGTAATGGCacaggaatgtcttgctgcaattgcttAGGGCTTcagtcagaccacatctggaccATTCAATGCAGTTTTGGTGTAATCATCTGATGAAGCATGTTTTGATGTTGCAAGGACTATAACGCAAATTTATCTGGTTcactcctgggatggcaggactgaacgATGAAGACAGtaaggattatattcactggaatttagaggaatgagggaggatcatatAACTATAAACTTCCATGAAACTGTATGCAAAACGATAAAATTCTCAGAGGACGAGTcagggcatgaataggaaggatgttccaagGTTTGGAAGACCAGACACTGAGGTCACAGTCTTCGGACACAGAATTTCTTTTTTAGAGtgtgataaggagaaatttctttacgaAAGGAGGAGAGAGCCTCTTTATTTCCTGCCACAGTAAGAGGTTGAGGCgaaaacattgaatgatttcaaaaaggatttaattttgttctttgcactaaagggatcaaagggttttGGAAGAAAGCAGGGAAGTGGTATGGACGGCTTCTGATtggcagaattttaaaataatcgCACTTTCAATCTCGTGAAATGCGGTATTATCAAATGTATTGTAAGAACAACTTAAAAGGATTGAAATTACTGCATTAGGCGCGTGAAATGTGAACAAAATCACACTTCTATTTATTTTGTCTCATAATGAAGTCAAATATAACACGAATTCAAATGGAAATCCTGATTAATGTAATTGTGCTTACCCGTGATAGAACAGGTACAACAATGACTTATCGAACCCATTCACTGTACAATCTACTCAGCATTCGGGGCACAACAACTAGCGACAAAATCCTCCACAGCTCTAAACTACCTCGAGTAGAATTCTAGACATTTCTTGGAGGACGAAGGCATCAATTCTCACCTTACAGCAGCTCCCAAACAAACCAAGTTCCATCAGCACAGAGATTTCCAAAATAATGGACTGCTGGTGGAAACCCCTTAGAGCTGTTCAAGAGAATATCAATGGTGTGGTTCAGCCAGAGTCACCTTTCTCTGACCTTACAGTGGCATACCTTTTCAAGTGTAGACTGGTAATTATCACCAATTCCTGGAAAGTAGAGGACCTTGTCGCACTCACAATATTTCTCATCGTGTCCTCTTCCTCCCCGTCTTCCCTGAAGCCACCAGGTTACTCTGTTCGACGTTATTGGATCACTCCAGCCGTGCCATCCAATATCCAATGGTTTTTTCTATCATTTCAGGTGTTcttcatttgaaaaataaagaaaatcagCTCCTATTGAAATAAAGAATCAAAACCTTCATTCTTGTGAATATCTTTATCAAGGGTTGATGTAGAATAACAAGTGCGTAACAATTATGGTTTTAATACCCAGTTCCTTTCCAGATGCGCTGGTTTCTGAGCATTCCTTAGACATTTCAACACTACAATCGATATCCCACTGAAAGttcaaaaatgagatgttctGTTTCGAGCATCATTTCAATGGATATATGTTAGTTTCTTCATGTCATTTTAAGATCAGGATCTTTATGACTTTTGCattctcccatttgctccagaAAGGTCGTTCCAACCCATGGTATTCTATCCCTCCAATCTCCTTCTGAATTCCCTCATGACCAAGTCCAAATAACAGACATCATTGGCTTCCGCCAAAACCCCAACATCTTGGGTCTCTGAGACTGGACTTGACACTTGACAAAATCGACATATGGCGGATGTTTCCGCACATTGAGAAATCTGGGTGGAGAGGTAACTGCTTTCTGATTTGTAGTAGAAAATTTACCAcggagatcaggagaaatttcttcctgCAACGGTCATGATTCTGTGGAATATGTGTTGGATGCTCGAACATTGAGTGAATTTAAGAATGATGTTGGCAGATTGTTATTTAGTAATAGATGAAACGATTATGGTTTTCTTACTCAATAAAGGCGAAATGCAAACTCCGGAGATATGTTGACGTGAATATAGTTGATTCTGAACTGCAGAACTGTAGTGACTCCTACCAGAAATGTATTGAACAAAGgtaaaaaaaacattaatgaaCACAGTAATATTTAACGGACTTATTTTTCTTCTGGTGAGATATTGTGGGAAATGAAATGAACATTATGGACTTAAAGACTTGAGCTGTTTTgcataaaaataatttatttggcTGAGAGAACAATATTCTAATAGAAACTTCGTCTTAAATCGATGTTGTTGCTGACAATGTGAGTAAAGATCTCCTAATGGAAACTGACTCAAGTAAAATGTGTTTTATATGTCAACCACTGTCATAATAACTGTATATTGTATATGCTATCACTGCTGTCAATGAATACCATAGAAATCACGTTTAAAACAATCTTTTTGTTCGAAAATGAAAATggctgtcaatttttttttcatttttcacaGAATGCAATAACTAAAAAGAGAAAGACTATGGTGAGACTAGAAATGTGTAACTGAGAGATCAAGTCGCACATTTGTAGGATCACTCTGGATGGGTGAGAAGGACTGGATTCAACTCTGACTTTTTCCAGAGCCGTGGCGTAGCACAGGTTGACTTAAAAGTCTAAAACGTGGTGATTTGCATCCTCCTCTTGTACTAACCACCTCTCGGTGCCTGGTAAAAGTTGAGCTGAGGCAATCAGGTCTTGAATGATCTCCTGAGAATTAAGAGCTGTGGAGCCTGAGAGAACTGGTCCTGATCCTCGGAGGATAATACAGCCCACTGTAAATGCTGCTCAGTGAAGCGAGATGTTAACTTGTTCGTTAGAAATAGCATGTTTAATGAGATCTGTTTACTGTTTCACTGGAGGATTGCCTTGTGTATAAGTTGAGTGTGTTTCAGTGCATTAACTCATTTGGACTTTTTCTGCTTTACCTGAAAATGCGAGTGCAGGCGCTTCCAATAGAAATTCTCTTCCCTGTTCTGGCAATTTTTGGAATTCCAGGTAAGTGATTAGAAGCCGCTGTGACATTTTGCTGACCTGTTCCGTTTTAAATTGAATCTTTGCAATTTGATATAGACTCCGAATTTAACACTTGCTTTCTGCTGAGTTTTCCTTCCTTTTAATTACCATTGGTTTCGGTTTGAGTACAATTATTCCTGTCCCAGCTGACTGAATGGGAAACAACTGTGTTTGAAGGAACGAAATAAAACTGTGGAGGAGTTAAACAATTATTTTTCATCAGTCTTGACGTTGGATGAAACTTTGAATATCCCAATAATCCGAGGAATGAGGTAGATGAAGTAAGTCAGAAGACCATTAATTACACATTTTGAGAGGGATACAAACGTTTTTTTCAGACAGATATTGCTGGATAAAGTAAATGAGCAAAATCTTGCAAATGGTGTATAATGTGGGAAGATGTCAAGTTGTTCATTTGAGAAGGGAGAAAAAGCAATAGagttttatttaaatggtgacaCGCATCAGGAAGCAGATACACAAAGGGAAATGGGACCTacggaaattaaaaacaaaacagaaaattagCAAACAGGAACGCGTTGTGATAAGGAAGGCGTCTGGAATTCTGGCctcttatttcaagagggttggagtacAACAGTAGGGACGTCTTACTGCAAGTTCAAGCAGCTCTGAGAATAGATTTGGAACACTGTGAGCTATTTCGTTCAGTAACAAAGGAAATAAATTTTCATCTGGCACAATTCATACGAGGACAATTAGGATAATCATAGGTATGGAAAGATTGTCTTATGGTCGAAAATTCAACAGTTTTGGAGTCTactgtctggagtttagaaaaatgaacaGTGATTCAATTGAGATATATCAGATTCTTaaggatcttgacagggtaaatgctgagacgatgttcccctcatgggagagtgcCTTGGCTGTTTCTGGTTAAGCAGAAAACGAGATCATAAACAATTGGAACAGAAATTCTCGATCTCATCCTTGCAATCATTAAAATTAGTCATCAATGgctgacagtcattctgcctggAAACCATAGCCTTCCACTCCTTTGTGTATCCAACTCTGTCTATAATAATCTTATACGCCAATATCCCATTACCTTCAAGGGAACAGAATTGCACTCTCCAACCACTCTCTCAGAGAATAATACATTTCTTAcctctgtttgaaatgggaaacAGTTTACTCTGATACCGTGTCCCCTCGTCTTAATCACTGTTGTCGGAAGTAAATATCTCTTTTTGTGTTCCACTTTGTCTATTCCCCGcaagatcttatatgtttcaatgtgatcaccttATATTCTTCCAGACTCGAATGAAGATGACATAATCTCACTTCAGCCAACAAAACCTTAACTGCAGGATGTGGCAAGTGATCTTTCTCTGAGTGACTTCTAAAATAATGCTATTTGTTTTCTTGAAACCAGAACAGCAAACGGTGCAAAGTGATGAGCAATAGAATATCCCAGTCCTGAAATTACCCTTTGATTATTTCCATGACACAGACAATGTATTGCGAATGAGATTTCACTGTTTTCCATTGAAGTTCAAGTCTAGCATTGCCAGCAGCACATCAGTCTTGTGTAATCCAAGACCTTATCGCTGCACATCTCTGGGTGTTTGGATCCATCTCACGATTTGATTTTCTTTACAGCGAACCTGATGACAGTGCTGATTCTTTCCCAAGGGAAGTGCGGCCTTTCCAAAGGAATCACTCACTACATGATTGCCATGGCAACAGGAGATCTGATGGTCCTTGTTTTCAACGTGTTTGTGAGCCAGATCTTCAAGTATCATTTCCCGGGCTCACTGCTGAGCTACACCCCCGCCTGCCGACTCAGTGCCTTCCTGCAAGGGCTCAGCATCCAActctccatctggttcaccatcgccttcacctttgaCCGCTTTGTAGCAATTTGCTGCAACAAATTGAAGGGGAGGTATTGCACTGAAAGAATGGCTAACGTAGTCATATTCATCGTGAGTTCTCTTAACATCATGGTGAACATTCCCTTGTCTTTTCGCTATGAGCCCACTCATGTTCTGAACAATGTACAGTGGGGCTGCCGCACCGTCACTACTTACCTCACTTCACCGGTCTGGGCAGCTCACCGATGGCTCACCAACATCTCAAACATGTTCCTTCCTATTCCCCTGCTCCTGCTGTTGAACACTCTCACCGCCGGCCATATCCTAGCAGCCAGCAGAGTTCGCCGGGCTCTCAAGAGCAGCAAAGTTGACGCTGGGGAGATGGGCAGAGACCCCGAGCTGAAGAGCAGGAGGACCTCCATCATTctgctcttcaccatctccagctgcttcgtGGTGCTGTCAGCCCCCATCACTATTATCCATATCTGCGTCAAGTTTACCCACATGACGTCTTTCCAAGTTTCACACTCACTCTATGTGGCAATCAGGGCAGCGTTCCTGCTGATGTGCACCAGCTCCTGCACAAACACTTGTATTTATGCACTGACCCAGAGGAGATTCAGAGAGGAGGTGAAGACCTTGCTGAAATCTCCTTATGCTCGACTCAGAAAGTTATGAAAATAATTCATATTAATGAGGGGAGTTGATGGTTTAATGATAACATCACTGGGACAGCATTCTAAAACCCAAACAAATATCGTGGGGACATAAGTTGAAATTCCATCATAGCAAATGATGAATTTTCCATGCAAATAACGCGAGCCTAATGTGGATTATATCGCCATTCATGATTATCATGCGTGAAAATTAATTGTTGTCAAAAATTGATAGTCTTTTAGGCAATAAAGTCTGACCTTTTTTAAAGCACGTCCATCGTATCTGTATATGACCACAGCCATGTCGGTCTCAGAGAATTAGAGCTTACTCATGCTCTGCCTAAAACAACTGGAAGAGTTAGAGTATGGGCAACCTTCGTGAAATGTTTTGGGAGGATCTAACCTGGTATTCTACACTTTTCATTCTGAATTGATACAGACAGTTAGACTGCTGAAGTTTTCGATCAAGTGGATATAAACCATGGTTAGTaagcttaactgccctctgggaaaatGCCAACCTTGGCAGGGATGCCCACATTCTCGAATGACCAAAATAATATATGTCATCATTAATCAAGTGACTGGTATTTTACTGTGTCTTCCGTGATGATACTGCTGTCTTAACAGGGTTCTGTCGTCCttgtatttatttttcaaaaaggattgTGAAAGGCAGAGGTCCTGATTTGGCTGTGTTGAGGCCACTTTGAttatggctaacagatactgcctgaagCAATAATCAGGGAAAGGGTCctttagttaaaaaaaatcacttgttcaatgaaaggggagtggccagtcctACCAGCTCAGAGTGGTTTTGTTCTCGTTTGGTTTTAGGTATCAGCACACAGGCTGGACAATTCTGGTCAAAAAACGCTGTGAGGAAAACAAAAGGCTTCCTTGATTCGACAGATGCCTCTCGCTAACATCTCTCCTATAATAGCCTGTAGTTTGAATTAAAAGACTTCTTTTCCAATGTCTGTTTTTATGGGGTTGTTGCAgaaaattggaacagctcctttgtTAAGTTGTGGGGTTGTTGTGTTGGTTCGGTTGTCCAATTATATTTCAATTTCCGTTTCATTCGGTGGTGTGTAAATAAATTGGTTTAGTTGAAGCCAGGTGTTTTGACCAGGAGCATCAAACCTGGAATATGCACCTTACATCTGCCTAAAACAACTGGAAGAGTTGGAGTATGTACAACCTTCATGAAATGTTTTGGGAGGTTCTAACCTGGTATTCTACACTTTTCATTCTGAATTGATACAAACAGTTAGAATGCTGAAGGGTTGGATCAAGTGGATAGAAACAATGGTTAGTAagcccagaggactggagatcgATGTAAAGAGGAGATGGAAGGACTACTGGATGAATTCACAACTACATTGTGACCCGTGACTATCAAAACTACAGGTCGCTTTTACATAGGTACTGACGAAAGCAGCGTCCAGGCCAATATTAAACAGCGGTCTGAGTCTGTGGGAAGGAGACTTcttgacacagtgacactgaagtattggcaatatatttccaagtcacgatgATATGTGGTTTGAATGGGCACCAGCGGTGGGAGCGCTCCATTGTGTATGCTGTCCTGTCCATGTAAATGGTAGACACCCCAAACTGGGAAGATGCTATGCCAGGAGCCTGGATAAGTTGTTGAATTGCATCTTATGTGGGGTACACATTGCTGCATATGTGCGATGGCAGAGGGATCGAATGTTAAAGGCATTAGATGGTGCGTCAATACTTTCCACTTATCAGCACAAGCCTGAAGGTTGGACGTGTCTTGCTACATATGAGCATATAGCAGCAGGGGGCATCTACTTTGGATAGATGTGAGCGAATACGTTTATGTGATACAGACCAAGATTGGAATTGCAGGGTTAATGGTTGGGAACTGGTGAGTGTTGTCGAGCAGAGTGAACTCGGGTGGCAGATGTATAGTTTCTTCAAAGTTGCACATTGGTAGACGGGTGATGAAGGAGAGGTTTCGAATGCATGCTTTCATTGGAGAGAAATTGAGTATAAAATTGGGATATCTTGTTGTGGCAGAGCAGATCATTATTACAGCTACATTTGGTGTACTGAATACAATTCGGTTAGTCCAGCTATGGGTAGGATGTTATTGAACTGGAATTGACGTAGAAAACTATTCTAAATATATTCCTGAGATTGGAGGGAAAGACGATTAACAGCAGCTGGATATGTCGAGACACCTTTTAATCTTTGGACCATAGAGAtgatctcatagaggtttataaaatcatggctgggcacaggtaaggtgaatagccaaggtcttttccccagaatatggaattttaaaacatAAGGAAATAGATATTAGGATAAAAAGGGAAACATTTTAATGGGACCTGAGGGGtatatttttcacacaaagggtgatttTCATATAGAACGAACAGAGGAATCCTAGAGCtgagtacaattacatcattttgcaagacatttggacagatgtgGATGCACAGATGTTTCAGTGTAATTTGAACAATTTGTTTTCACGGTCAAATGCACAGCTGATGAAGATGACAGATGGATAAATGTGACTGTATCTACTTTAATaacaaaacaggaaggcagattattacctgaatGACAATACATTAGGAGGTTAGGAGGTGCAACAATTCATGGGTGCACATGTACACCAATatctgaaagtaagcatgcaggtgaaGAAGGTAATGAAGAAAGCAAATAAAGCTctggaaagcaaaagcaattgaGAAATGGAGAAGGGGGATCTTGTTGTGATTATTTCgggttttggtgagaccacatctgggatattaagtgcagatttggtctccttatctgatgaGAAAGTGATTGGCATTGAGGAAACACAACGAAAATTTACCAGACTGACTCCTGGGTTGGCAGGACTGACCTATGAAGATTGGATATTTTCACTgaagttaagaagaatgagagaggatgTTATACCAATAAAGTTCTCTAAAACTAACCTTAAAACTCAAGATTTCCAAGAAGACTGAGCAGGGCAAGAGTACGAAGAGTGATACAATTAAAAGACAGTTATTAACCTGTGGTCATACTCTGagcacttaggactgagatgaagaaagtTTCcttcagggagagggtgagcctccacaactttctgcCTTAGGAACAGGGTGAGactaaaatattgaatgttttcaagaaggagtttatTTTATTCTGATGGTTAAGCGAGCAAAGGGTATCAGGAGAAAGatgtactgagttggatgaaagTCTAAATCCCAGAATTCAAAATAATCATAATCTGGAGAACGCCAATATCATCGAATGTTACAAATGAAAcagatataaaaaaaaatcaaaagatttGAAGTTACTGAAGAGCACAATGTGAAATGAATAAAATCATAATGAAACTAAAATCCAACATGAATTCACATGGAAATCGTGCTCAACATAATTGTGTTTTCACAT
This region includes:
- the LOC132832979 gene encoding probable G-protein coupled receptor 139; this encodes MRVQALPIEILFPVLAIFGIPANLMTVLILSQGKCGLSKGITHYMIAMATGDLMVLVFNVFVSQIFKYHFPGSLLSYTPACRLSAFLQGLSIQLSIWFTIAFTFDRFVAICCNKLKGRYCTERMANVVIFIVSSLNIMVNIPLSFRYEPTHVLNNVQWGCRTVTTYLTSPVWAAHRWLTNISNMFLPIPLLLLLNTLTAGHILAASRVRRALKSSKVDAGEMGRDPELKSRRTSIILLFTISSCFVVLSAPITIIHICVKFTHMTSFQVSHSLYVAIRAAFLLMCTSSCTNTCIYALTQRRFREEVKTLLKSPYARLRKL